A segment of the Arachis hypogaea cultivar Tifrunner chromosome 5, arahy.Tifrunner.gnm2.J5K5, whole genome shotgun sequence genome:
AAGGCTTAAATAACAAACCTACTATAAAAGAAGAATATAAGATCACAATACAAAATGATTGCAGACCAATCCTTCTCGAAAGATTCCATAGACCTGGCATTCCAAACAGTGCCATGCATTCTAGCTTCTATTTCTCTGTACCAAGCATATCCTCCAAACTTATGCGGTATCTTCTTCAGTATGTGCCATATGCACCATTGGTGGCGAATATCTGGAAGGACATTCCTAATAGCAACAAACATGGATTTGCACTGGTCCATGATGATGGCCTATGGAGGAGTTTCCATGCACTTCAACCATTGCTTAAAGACCCACTCAAAGCTACGAAATTTCTCATTTACCAGCAAAGCACATCCGAGCAGAGTGGACTTGCCATGATGATTGACACCAACAAAAGATGCAAATAGAAGTCTGTGCCTGTAATAAACCTAGCCAAAATTAACAAATCATGCCAATGTGAAATCTTTAACCCTTTCAATAGAGGCAGAACAGACAAACATACATGTTTCTATTGTATGTTATATCAAACGATACCACGTCACCATAATATTCATAGGACGTCTTGCATCTTGCATCTACCCAGAACGCACTCTTAAACTTGTTAGCTTCAGCCATATCAACTGCATAAAAGAAATTTGGGTTAATATCTTTCATTCGCATGAAATAGCTAATCATTTCTTTCACATCTGTGTTTTCATCAGCACAGCGCAGATTGCTTGTAATGTAGTTACTCATATCCTTTTCTGAGTAACCCAAATTCGATGAGCCACTAAACTCATTCTCCAGTGCGAGATAAGTCTTGTTGGGCCATATGCCAGCCTCATCGTTATTTTGAATCTCACACTTGGCATGCATGATCAGTTCCCTGTACTCAGTGTAATGCACAGCTTGTTTGGCAGAACACGGGTGGGTGTGCTTCAATTCTAATTTGGACACCATCCAATTATCCTTCTGCCTATCAAGCATCGTGTGCATCCTTGCTTTGCATCCAGCTGTTGTTATTCTCTTTACCCGAGTTGCTGCCTTCACCCGAGACTCCTGATAACCTTCACGACTACAGTGTATCGATTGGTTAATGGGTATCTTTGATTCCTTCCTGGTCTTGTCAAAGTTGGTATTCCTAATCCTAGTCACGAAGTCAACTTTCTTTGCATAATTAGAATAGAACTCTTGTGCCCGCTGCAAGAAAACAAATCTCAATCCTACGTACGAGATTTTCTCTATTGGAATTCCAGTGTGATCGAGTAACTGCAAatc
Coding sequences within it:
- the LOC112803995 gene encoding protein FAR1-RELATED SEQUENCE 5-like, which gives rise to MDQSICEEVSYDTAYDVSDHYNFTDVNVLSLSEDDTQHVDKGKEFVNVIQLEDDAMAVNHELLDHTGIPIEKISYVGLRFVFLQRAQEFYSNYAKKVDFVTRIRNTNFDKTRKESKIPINQSIHCSREGYQESRVKAATRVKRITTAGCKARMHTMLDRQKDNWMVSKLELKHTHPCSAKQAVHYTEYRELIMHAKCEIQNNDEAGIWPNKTYLALENEFSGSSNLGYSEKDMSNYITSNLRCADENTDVKEMISYFMRMKDINPNFFYAVDMAEANKFKSAFWVDARCKTSYEYYGDVVSFDITYNRNMHRLLFASFVGVNHHGKSTLLGCALLAIIMDQCKSMFVAIRNVLPDIRHQWCIWHILKKIPHKFGGYAWYREIEARMHGTVWNARSMESFEKDWSAIILYCDLIFFFYSRFTFMTIVEYGFQSIFKVNFGLVVHEYDNVLGNKEQKELEDDYADFKGVFPCSSSSTIESQFQHEYTTYKFKEVQQEFRKRMDCLVRGVTQEGDLFRVTMNE